CGAAACCGGCCTTGCGGGTCACGCCCTTGGCCACCCCCAGCAGCGTCAGGTCAGCAAAGCCCAGTTCCTGCATCACGTCGCGGGCCATGTTCAACTGGCCCTTGCCGCCGTCCACCAACAATACGTCGGGCAACTTGCCCTCGCCGTCCTTGATCCGCCCATAGCGGCGCTGCAAGGCCTGGTGCATGGCCGCGTAGTCGTCGCCAGCGGTAACGCCTTCGATGTTGAAGCGGCGGTAGTCGGACTTGAGCGGGCCTTCGGGGCCGAACACCACGCAGCTGGCCACGGTGGCTTCGCCGCTGGAGTGGCTGATGTCGTAGCACTCCAGGCGTTGCGGCACCTCGTCCAGGTCGAGCACCTGGGCCAGCGCCTCGAAGCGCGCGGCCATGTGCTGGCGGTTGGCCAGGCGGGCATTGAGGGCCTGCTCGGCGTTGGTCACCGCCAACTGCTGCCAGCGCGCGCGGGTGCCGCGCACCCGGTGGCTGATGCTGATTTCGCGGCCGCGCAGGGTCTGCAGCGCCTCGCTGATGGCGGCGAAGTCGTCGTGCACCACGTTGACGATCAGCTCGCCCGGCAGCTCGCGCTCGGCGTTGCCCAGGTAGTATTGGGAGAGGAACGCGGCCATGACTTCGGCCACCTCCTCCTCGATGCCCACCTGGGGAAAGAAGTTCTTGCTGCCCAGCACCCGGCCGCCACGCACGCTGATCAGGTGCACGCAGGCGCCGCCCGGGTTGACGAAGGCCGCCACCACGTCGACGTCGCCGGAGCCGCCCTCCATGTACTGCTGATCCTGGACCCGGCGCAGCAGGGCGATCTGGTCGCGCAGCTCGGCGGCCTTCTCGAAGTTCAGGGCCATGGCGGCCTTTTCCATCTCGGCGCTGAGCTCGTTGCCCAGTTGCTGGCTGCGGCCTTCGAGGAACATCACCGAATGGCGCACGTCCGCGGCGTACTCCTCGGCGGCGACCAGCCCCACGCACGGACCCTTGCAGCGCTTGATCTGGTACTGCAGGCACGGGCGGGTGCGGTTGGCGTAGTAACTGTCCTCGCACTGGCG
This window of the Pseudomonas mosselii genome carries:
- the uvrC gene encoding excinuclease ABC subunit UvrC, with translation MSQPFDASAFLATCSGRPGVYRMFDAEARLLYVGKAKNLKKRLASYFRKTGLAPKTAALVGRIAQVETTITANETEALLLEQTLIKEWRPPYNILLRDDKSYPYVFLSDGEFPRLGIHRGAKKAKGRYFGPYPSAGAIRESLSLLQKAFSVRQCEDSYYANRTRPCLQYQIKRCKGPCVGLVAAEEYAADVRHSVMFLEGRSQQLGNELSAEMEKAAMALNFEKAAELRDQIALLRRVQDQQYMEGGSGDVDVVAAFVNPGGACVHLISVRGGRVLGSKNFFPQVGIEEEVAEVMAAFLSQYYLGNAERELPGELIVNVVHDDFAAISEALQTLRGREISISHRVRGTRARWQQLAVTNAEQALNARLANRQHMAARFEALAQVLDLDEVPQRLECYDISHSSGEATVASCVVFGPEGPLKSDYRRFNIEGVTAGDDYAAMHQALQRRYGRIKDGEGKLPDVLLVDGGKGQLNMARDVMQELGFADLTLLGVAKGVTRKAGFETLYLNDVAHEFTLKGDSPALHLIQQIRDEAHRFAITGHRARRGKARRTSSLEDVAGVGPKRRRDLLKHFGGLQELNRASVDEIAKAPGISKKLAESIYASLHSE